A region of Pseudomonas marginalis DNA encodes the following proteins:
- a CDS encoding polysaccharide pyruvyl transferase family protein, with protein sequence MSREWQVGIFGTFDVANYGDLLFPILAEAELTRRLGTITLHRFSYHGKTPSEWPYEVTSLSRLPDIAGQLDGVLIGGGFIVRFDKLVASGYYPPDAAIHHPTGYWLTPALIALQHGIPLIWNAPGMHCNDIPPWAAPLVQLTLEHSPHIRVRDALSQSALAQLSPTAQVEVLPDTAFGLPRLLDPQSPSAPFLELCSSAGLTQPYLVVHAMWGLNSFLQLWQTHAGQFEDVQLLLLPIGPVLGDHESVLGDGLARARCLPFWPEPLLLAELLAHAEGVIGHSYHLAISALAFGVPIFCSADLGTGKYTALPSHGRIFQLRRDQPIDPQWFRAQLGKQPVSQVTADAMVQIDAHWDRVAELIREGRRPTQPALNRYWQALPGVLEDLHSLLESQAAERQHEREQHQQALETLYRSNSFKLTAPLRHLRRTLNKWLGALRHD encoded by the coding sequence ATGAGCCGAGAGTGGCAGGTCGGGATCTTCGGCACATTCGATGTCGCCAATTATGGCGACTTGCTGTTTCCCATCCTCGCCGAGGCGGAATTGACCCGGCGCCTGGGCACGATAACGCTGCACCGGTTTTCCTATCACGGGAAAACGCCGTCCGAATGGCCGTACGAGGTCACCTCACTGAGCCGTTTGCCGGACATCGCCGGTCAGTTGGATGGAGTATTGATCGGCGGTGGTTTCATTGTGCGTTTCGACAAGCTGGTGGCAAGCGGTTATTACCCCCCGGATGCCGCCATTCACCACCCCACCGGCTACTGGCTGACGCCCGCGCTGATCGCGCTGCAACATGGCATCCCATTGATCTGGAATGCGCCGGGCATGCATTGCAACGACATCCCGCCGTGGGCCGCACCACTGGTGCAACTGACCCTCGAACACAGCCCGCACATCAGGGTACGCGATGCGCTGTCCCAATCGGCCCTGGCCCAACTGTCACCGACGGCCCAGGTCGAGGTGCTTCCCGACACGGCCTTTGGCCTGCCACGCCTGCTCGACCCTCAATCGCCTTCTGCCCCGTTCCTGGAGCTGTGCAGCAGCGCCGGCCTGACCCAACCCTATCTGGTGGTGCATGCGATGTGGGGGTTGAACAGCTTCCTGCAGCTGTGGCAAACCCATGCCGGGCAGTTCGAGGACGTGCAACTGCTGCTGCTGCCCATAGGGCCAGTACTGGGTGATCACGAATCCGTACTGGGCGACGGCCTTGCGCGCGCGCGTTGCCTGCCCTTCTGGCCAGAGCCCCTGCTGCTGGCAGAACTGCTCGCCCATGCCGAAGGAGTAATCGGACACAGCTACCACCTGGCGATCAGTGCATTGGCCTTTGGTGTGCCGATCTTCTGCTCGGCGGACCTGGGCACCGGCAAATACACTGCGCTGCCGAGCCATGGACGAATATTCCAATTACGCCGGGACCAGCCGATTGATCCGCAGTGGTTTCGCGCACAGCTGGGCAAGCAACCGGTGTCCCAGGTGACCGCCGACGCGATGGTACAGATCGACGCACATTGGGACCGCGTGGCCGAGTTGATCCGCGAAGGTCGCAGGCCCACGCAGCCCGCGCTCAACCGCTACTGGCAAGCCTTGCCGGGTGTTCTCGAAGACCTGCACTCACTCCTCGAAAGCCAGGCCGCCGAGCGACAACACGAACGCGAGCAACATCAACAGGCACTGGAAACGCTGTACCGCTCCAACTCGTTCAAGCTGACGGCGCCGTTGCGCCATCTGCGCCGAACCCTGAACAAATGGCTGGGAGCCCTTCGACATGATTGA
- a CDS encoding glycosyl transferase yields the protein MKRLVFLSPLPWHSFAQRPHKFVNWVHSRTGASVLWVDPYPTRLPRWSDLKAAAPCAQTSPSSGTPPWLTLIKPGGLPIEPLPGSGWVNRFCWRHALSRIDQFTHASPALLVVGKPSVLAHLLLQRLRHCASLYDAMDDFPAFYTGLSRSALARRERLIAQRVDVIWTSSSVLDAQWRRYRNEVCLVLNGLDLAAISAVKRASTSSSRKVFGYVGTLATWFDWAWVAALAEARPNDEIRLMGPIFGAVPAHLPSNVVVLPADNHGAALAAMAEFDVGLIPFKKTLLTASVDPIKYYEYRGLALPVISTDFGEMHGRSGLPGVFISHSHSDIAGLAEAALQCERNADQARAFALQHSWEARFDAATLHP from the coding sequence TTGAAGCGCCTGGTATTTCTCTCGCCGTTGCCCTGGCACAGCTTCGCCCAGCGGCCGCACAAGTTTGTCAATTGGGTGCACAGCCGCACAGGGGCGTCGGTGCTCTGGGTCGATCCTTATCCCACGCGGCTGCCCAGATGGAGCGATCTCAAGGCGGCTGCGCCCTGCGCGCAAACGAGTCCATCCAGCGGTACGCCGCCATGGCTCACGTTGATCAAGCCTGGCGGTCTACCGATAGAACCTCTACCGGGCTCGGGCTGGGTGAACCGCTTTTGCTGGCGGCATGCATTGAGCAGGATCGATCAATTCACCCACGCCTCCCCAGCCTTGCTCGTGGTCGGCAAGCCCTCGGTCCTGGCACATCTGTTGTTGCAGCGGCTTCGTCACTGCGCGTCCTTGTATGACGCGATGGACGATTTCCCGGCGTTTTATACCGGCCTCTCGCGATCGGCCCTGGCGCGCCGTGAGCGGCTGATCGCCCAGCGCGTGGACGTCATCTGGACGTCGAGTTCCGTGCTCGACGCGCAGTGGCGGCGTTATCGCAACGAGGTGTGCCTGGTGCTGAACGGCCTGGACTTGGCGGCGATCTCTGCCGTAAAGCGGGCGTCGACGTCATCGAGTCGAAAGGTTTTTGGCTACGTGGGCACCCTGGCCACCTGGTTTGACTGGGCCTGGGTGGCGGCTTTGGCCGAAGCCAGGCCCAACGATGAAATTCGTTTGATGGGGCCGATCTTCGGCGCCGTGCCCGCGCACTTGCCTAGCAACGTAGTGGTGTTGCCTGCCGATAATCATGGCGCGGCGTTGGCCGCCATGGCCGAGTTCGACGTGGGCTTGATTCCTTTCAAAAAGACCCTGCTCACCGCGTCGGTCGATCCGATCAAGTACTACGAATACCGCGGCCTGGCATTGCCGGTGATCTCGACTGACTTCGGCGAGATGCATGGCCGTTCAGGGCTGCCGGGTGTTTTCATCAGTCACTCGCACAGCGATATTGCCGGGCTGGCCGAGGCCGCCTTGCAGTGTGAGCGCAATGCGGATCAAGCCCGTGCATTTGCACTGCAACACTCATGGGAAGCGCGTTTTGATGCCGCCACGCTTCATCCATGA
- a CDS encoding 2OG-Fe(II) oxygenase family protein, whose product MIDLSKLTAQRLQTVPFSWAQIGALYTPDDAKALAETYPHDHFKTVSGYGGAKDYEYEARQLIAMGSHEVVNPQALSPQWLALAHSLCSPQYRQALSALTGVDVTEVPMEANLFHYGPGANLGPHPDLDDKLVTHILYFNQTWDPADGGCLQILGSARPTDIVAQVTPEVGNSAILVRADNSWHAVSRVVEGCRSSRRSVTVTFYRPGSTSSMWPDNDPTPLHAYGEQHNTRFS is encoded by the coding sequence ATGATTGACCTGAGCAAACTGACGGCCCAACGCCTGCAGACCGTGCCTTTTTCCTGGGCGCAAATCGGTGCGCTCTACACCCCCGACGATGCCAAGGCGCTGGCCGAAACCTACCCGCACGACCACTTCAAGACGGTCTCCGGCTACGGCGGGGCCAAGGACTACGAATACGAGGCGCGGCAATTGATCGCCATGGGCAGCCACGAAGTGGTCAATCCACAAGCCTTGAGCCCGCAATGGCTGGCACTGGCCCACAGCCTCTGTTCGCCGCAGTACCGCCAGGCCCTCTCCGCGCTGACCGGGGTGGACGTGACCGAGGTCCCCATGGAGGCCAACCTGTTCCACTACGGCCCCGGGGCCAACCTCGGGCCGCACCCGGACCTGGACGACAAACTGGTCACGCACATTTTGTACTTCAATCAGACCTGGGACCCCGCCGATGGCGGCTGCCTGCAGATCCTCGGCTCTGCCAGGCCCACCGATATCGTCGCGCAAGTGACGCCCGAGGTCGGCAACTCGGCGATTCTGGTGCGCGCCGACAACTCCTGGCATGCGGTTTCACGGGTGGTCGAGGGTTGTCGTTCTTCCAGGCGCAGCGTGACGGTGACGTTTTACCGCCCCGGCTCTACCAGCTCGATGTGGCCGGACAACGACCCGACACCTCTGCACGCTTACGGCGAACAGCACAACACAAGGTTTTCATGA
- a CDS encoding glycosyltransferase — MLIERRPSGRQRWRAVYHRLPLPASAKKLLAVIYRRALLPAVRALRGVLQPMKTFADPAPSSQPAPQPQQAGLADYIIWGAIDWDLRHQRPQQLAQVLGATGRRVIYVSASLIHAPQAGFELESLDQTQRLFQVKLFARGAPFIYAAAPDAALVRQLCRSIGEVLLWAGSARVISLVQHPFWCDIAGELPNSRLIYDCMDHHQGFGDNGPSILQLEQRLVRNADVRLFTSDWLAEQWPAQANETRAILRNAADFTQFCTPPVSIYRDRLQRKVIGYYGAIAHWFDQALVARIAEAFPQHVVLLIGADTVGARAQLSGYANVEFTGEAPYATLPYYLHGFDVGIVPFHITALTLATNPVKVYEYLSAGKPVVSVDLPEMQQFGSLVQVGRDGPAFIAAITRALLPATTEQIAQRQAFAARQTWTHRADALITLAERRDHAARISVIVVTYNNLALTRACLDSLEHDSEGPELEIIVVDNASSDGTAEFLSQWAADSGQTIVLNTDNRGFAAANNQGLAIANGEYLVLLNNDTQVTSGWASTLRRHLQRNPELGLIGPVTNNIGNQARIDIDYTNLADMPQAARRFTCRHLGEVVRLPTLAFFCVMMPRSTYTRIGPLDEVYGRGFFEDDDYCRRVEHAGLVNACARDVFIHHQLSASFALMNQDERQALFERNKAIYEAKWGPWEPHEYE, encoded by the coding sequence ATGCTGATCGAGCGACGCCCATCTGGTCGGCAGCGCTGGCGCGCGGTGTATCACCGGCTGCCGTTGCCGGCCAGCGCGAAAAAACTCCTGGCAGTCATCTACCGACGTGCACTGCTGCCCGCTGTGCGCGCACTGCGCGGCGTACTGCAACCGATGAAAACCTTCGCCGACCCAGCGCCGTCGTCTCAGCCTGCGCCTCAGCCACAACAGGCCGGACTGGCGGATTACATTATCTGGGGCGCTATCGACTGGGACTTGCGCCACCAGCGCCCGCAGCAACTGGCCCAGGTACTGGGCGCCACCGGGCGGCGGGTCATCTACGTATCGGCCTCGTTGATACACGCCCCCCAGGCCGGCTTTGAACTCGAGTCGCTGGACCAGACCCAGCGGTTGTTCCAGGTCAAGCTGTTTGCCCGTGGTGCACCGTTTATCTACGCCGCAGCGCCTGACGCCGCACTGGTTCGGCAGCTGTGCCGCAGTATTGGCGAGGTACTCCTCTGGGCCGGCTCAGCCCGGGTCATTTCACTGGTGCAGCACCCTTTCTGGTGCGACATCGCCGGTGAATTACCCAACAGCCGATTGATCTACGATTGCATGGACCATCATCAAGGCTTCGGCGACAACGGCCCAAGCATCCTGCAGCTGGAGCAACGGCTGGTGCGCAACGCGGACGTTCGGCTGTTCACCTCCGATTGGTTGGCCGAGCAATGGCCGGCCCAGGCCAATGAAACTCGCGCCATCCTGCGCAATGCCGCCGACTTCACCCAGTTCTGCACCCCACCTGTCTCGATCTACCGGGATCGCTTGCAACGTAAGGTGATTGGCTACTACGGCGCCATTGCACACTGGTTCGACCAGGCACTCGTCGCCCGCATCGCCGAGGCGTTTCCACAGCATGTGGTGCTGCTGATCGGCGCCGATACGGTGGGCGCGCGGGCGCAATTGAGTGGCTATGCGAACGTAGAATTCACCGGCGAAGCGCCCTATGCCACCCTGCCCTATTACCTGCATGGCTTCGATGTGGGCATCGTGCCGTTTCACATCACGGCACTGACGCTCGCTACCAACCCGGTCAAGGTCTACGAGTACCTGAGTGCCGGGAAACCGGTGGTCTCGGTCGACCTGCCAGAAATGCAACAATTCGGCTCCCTGGTGCAGGTTGGCCGCGACGGCCCGGCGTTCATTGCCGCAATCACGCGGGCATTGCTGCCAGCGACGACCGAACAGATTGCCCAGCGTCAGGCGTTCGCTGCCCGGCAAACCTGGACACACCGCGCCGATGCGCTCATCACCCTGGCCGAACGCCGCGACCACGCGGCACGCATCAGCGTGATCGTCGTGACCTACAACAACCTGGCGCTGACGCGGGCGTGCCTGGACAGCCTCGAGCACGACAGCGAGGGGCCTGAACTGGAAATCATCGTGGTGGACAACGCATCCAGTGACGGCACCGCTGAATTTCTCTCGCAATGGGCGGCCGACAGCGGCCAGACGATCGTACTCAACACCGACAACCGCGGTTTCGCCGCCGCGAACAACCAGGGCCTGGCGATCGCCAACGGTGAGTACCTGGTGCTGCTCAATAACGACACGCAGGTTACCAGCGGCTGGGCGAGTACCTTGCGCCGGCATTTACAACGCAATCCCGAGCTTGGCCTGATTGGCCCGGTGACCAACAACATCGGCAACCAGGCCAGGATCGACATCGACTACACCAACCTCGCAGACATGCCACAAGCGGCTCGGCGCTTTACCTGCCGCCACCTTGGCGAGGTGGTCCGGCTGCCGACCCTGGCGTTCTTCTGCGTGATGATGCCGCGCAGTACCTACACGCGAATCGGCCCGCTCGACGAAGTGTATGGCCGTGGATTCTTCGAGGATGACGACTACTGCCGACGTGTCGAACACGCCGGCCTGGTGAATGCCTGCGCCCGCGATGTGTTTATCCATCACCAGCTTTCGGCATCGTTCGCGCTCATGAACCAGGATGAACGCCAAGCCCTGTTCGAGCGCAACAAGGCGATCTATGAAGCCAAGTGGGGTCCGTGGGAGCCCCATGAATATGAGTAA
- a CDS encoding NAD(P)H-binding protein, translating to MPEVTVGVLGASSLVGRCLLALLVREQFKVVAFSRQPRHGSDSDTVSWQRLSETGVSAYAAPIPYWICVAPIWTLPQHFALLQACGARKVVALSSTSRFSKSHSVDSAERRLANLLGDAEARVEQWAQDHGVHWGILRPTLIYGQGRDKNITEIASFIRRFGFFPLLGGAMGLRQPVHAEDVASACVRALQAPQVCRHAYNLSGAETLPYREMVSRVFTAQKRRPRFLTVPLWVFRMTLWLLRVLPRYRHWSAAMAQRMNQDLVFEHTEAARDLGFAPRGFLLSQDDLR from the coding sequence ATGCCTGAGGTCACGGTCGGTGTGCTGGGGGCCAGTAGCCTGGTAGGCCGCTGCCTGCTTGCGTTGCTTGTGCGCGAACAGTTCAAGGTCGTCGCTTTTTCCCGCCAGCCCCGGCACGGCAGCGACAGTGACACGGTCAGTTGGCAACGGCTTTCTGAGACGGGTGTAAGCGCGTATGCCGCGCCGATTCCCTACTGGATCTGCGTGGCACCGATTTGGACGCTGCCGCAGCATTTTGCGCTGCTGCAGGCCTGCGGAGCGCGCAAAGTCGTGGCCTTGTCTTCCACCAGTCGCTTTAGCAAAAGCCACTCCGTCGACTCCGCAGAGCGGCGCCTCGCCAACCTGTTGGGCGATGCCGAGGCGCGTGTTGAGCAGTGGGCGCAGGACCACGGGGTGCACTGGGGCATCCTGCGTCCGACCTTGATCTACGGCCAGGGCCGCGACAAAAACATCACCGAGATCGCAAGCTTTATTCGGCGCTTCGGCTTTTTCCCGCTGTTGGGGGGCGCGATGGGGCTGCGTCAACCCGTGCATGCCGAGGATGTGGCGAGCGCCTGTGTGCGTGCGTTGCAGGCACCCCAGGTGTGCCGCCATGCCTACAACCTCAGCGGCGCAGAAACATTGCCCTATCGGGAGATGGTCTCCCGCGTGTTCACCGCGCAGAAGCGCCGCCCGCGTTTTCTCACGGTGCCGCTCTGGGTGTTCCGGATGACGTTGTGGCTGTTGCGAGTACTGCCACGCTACCGCCATTGGTCGGCGGCGATGGCGCAGCGCATGAACCAGGACCTGGTGTTCGAGCATACCGAGGCTGCCCGGGATCTTGGCTTCGCGCCCAGGGGATTTTTATTGTCACAGGACGACCTGCGTTAG
- a CDS encoding class I SAM-dependent methyltransferase, whose protein sequence is MFKRIMHKLNGKREGIGADKQVTADHWSENMAGSDAFSADVYWLAVPTVQRRHQHKATAGSGHPGWLQYCLKEFLGNPAPGTRMLSIGCGTGTLERELYRLKAFEHCDGVDIAPAALEVARAEALAMGASTIQYSLCDIERTDLPGNHYDAVWFNGSLHHIRELEVVCQRVRHSLKPGGWLFFNEYVGANHFAFDAQQRAAISHAFGLIPEHLRRSFVKGSYGQVQQVVPLPDPAEVVKVDPSEAVRSADILQVVQEHFDVRALNLCGGSLLQFLLHGIAGNFTADNPQSLRVLQMLFDIEDGLIESGTLKSDFVVVAASPKTSG, encoded by the coding sequence GTGTTCAAGCGAATCATGCACAAGCTCAACGGCAAGCGCGAAGGGATCGGCGCCGACAAGCAAGTCACAGCGGATCACTGGTCAGAAAACATGGCCGGCTCCGACGCCTTTTCTGCGGATGTCTATTGGCTGGCGGTACCGACCGTACAACGCCGCCATCAGCACAAGGCAACGGCGGGCAGCGGCCATCCGGGCTGGCTGCAGTACTGCCTGAAGGAGTTTCTCGGCAACCCGGCGCCAGGCACACGGATGCTGAGCATCGGCTGCGGCACCGGCACCCTGGAGCGCGAACTCTACAGGCTCAAGGCGTTCGAGCACTGTGACGGCGTGGATATAGCGCCTGCCGCCCTCGAGGTGGCCAGAGCCGAGGCGCTGGCGATGGGCGCGTCGACGATCCAGTACTCCCTGTGTGATATCGAACGCACTGACCTGCCAGGCAATCACTACGACGCAGTCTGGTTCAATGGCTCACTGCACCATATCCGCGAGCTGGAAGTGGTCTGCCAGCGGGTTCGCCATAGCCTGAAACCCGGCGGCTGGCTGTTTTTCAATGAATATGTCGGGGCCAATCACTTTGCCTTTGATGCCCAGCAAAGGGCGGCCATCAGCCATGCGTTCGGCTTGATTCCCGAGCATTTGCGCCGCTCATTCGTGAAGGGTTCATACGGCCAGGTTCAACAGGTCGTGCCACTGCCCGACCCCGCCGAGGTGGTGAAAGTCGACCCGTCGGAAGCCGTGCGTTCGGCAGATATTCTGCAGGTGGTGCAGGAGCACTTTGATGTGCGTGCGCTGAACCTCTGCGGCGGTTCGCTGCTGCAGTTTCTGCTGCACGGTATCGCCGGCAACTTCACCGCGGACAACCCGCAGTCCCTCAGGGTGCTGCAGATGTTGTTCGACATCGAAGACGGGCTGATCGAGTCGGGCACGCTGAAAAGCGACTTTGTGGTGGTCGCCGCATCGCCGAAAACGTCAGGATGA
- a CDS encoding glycosyltransferase: MDKDTLATLERESVRMERDAAIRERDAALAYIAMLKNTRSWRITKPLRALLHWLRYRAPHTEADTPDFLHGQYLPLHTASKKTLSPSADSASPEARFDILCFANIDWAARFQRPQQLMSQFARHGHRVFYIMPSRSAEPGQAYSTLEVAPGVFEVTLQRDEFVDCYTQRMSEKHLQTYANAIDALAKDWRIKTAVSVVHLAFWSALAHRLRGTHGWKIQYDCMDDWVGFPGIGATLLEEEHTLVRDADLVTVTAALLQEKWAAMSRNCLLLRNGVDVEFFERNCVPNPLMAEIERPLIGFYGALAEWVDLPLIAGIARLRPDWNFVLIGDIFVKDLAGLDRLPNVHLLGRKPYAQMPLYLYHFNVCLIPFRLYNVTHAVDPVKFYEFISAGKPVVSVPLEEMQIYADFVYFASEPQAFIEQIERALNETDTQAASRRLALASANEWRHRFDANLSALKSLHPKVSIVIVTYNNVELTQGCIQSLLRNTTYPDYELIIVDNASSDDTRNYLRYLGRTHANVTLVLNDRNLGFAAANNQGLRLAAGEYLVLLNNDTVVPKGWVDPLLRHLQDPQIGLVGPMTNSVGNEAKVLVDYVGLEHMEAFADQHVARHRGRTFDISMLAMFCVAMRREVLERIGWLDEAFGIGMFEDDDYSRRIQAAGLRTVCAEDAFIHHYGQASFKKLIASGEYQALWDKNQAYFESKWGTWTRPEPQRKSGNP; this comes from the coding sequence ATGGATAAGGACACTCTGGCCACCCTTGAGCGCGAAAGCGTTCGCATGGAACGCGATGCGGCCATCAGGGAGCGAGACGCGGCGCTGGCCTACATCGCCATGTTGAAAAATACCCGCTCGTGGCGGATCACCAAGCCCTTGCGGGCGCTGCTGCATTGGTTGAGGTATCGGGCGCCGCACACAGAAGCCGACACGCCCGACTTCCTGCACGGGCAATATCTGCCGTTGCACACTGCATCGAAAAAAACACTGTCGCCATCGGCTGATTCAGCATCACCAGAGGCGCGCTTCGACATCCTCTGCTTCGCCAACATCGACTGGGCCGCACGCTTCCAGCGGCCCCAGCAGTTGATGAGCCAGTTCGCCCGTCACGGCCACCGCGTGTTCTACATCATGCCCTCCCGCAGCGCCGAGCCTGGCCAGGCCTACAGCACCTTGGAAGTGGCACCCGGGGTATTCGAGGTGACATTGCAGCGCGACGAGTTCGTAGACTGCTACACCCAGCGCATGTCGGAAAAACACCTGCAAACCTACGCCAACGCAATCGATGCGCTGGCCAAGGATTGGCGCATAAAAACCGCAGTCAGCGTGGTGCACCTGGCGTTCTGGTCTGCGCTCGCGCATCGGTTGCGCGGCACCCACGGCTGGAAAATCCAGTACGACTGCATGGATGACTGGGTGGGCTTTCCGGGGATCGGCGCGACGTTGCTGGAGGAAGAGCACACCCTGGTCCGAGACGCCGACCTGGTGACGGTCACCGCTGCCCTGCTGCAGGAAAAATGGGCCGCGATGAGCCGCAACTGCCTGTTGCTGCGCAATGGCGTGGATGTCGAGTTCTTCGAGCGCAATTGTGTGCCCAACCCCTTGATGGCGGAGATCGAGCGGCCGCTGATCGGCTTCTACGGTGCCCTGGCCGAATGGGTCGATTTGCCCTTGATCGCGGGCATCGCCCGGCTGCGGCCGGACTGGAACTTTGTGTTGATCGGCGACATTTTCGTCAAGGACCTGGCCGGGCTGGACCGCCTGCCCAATGTGCATTTACTCGGCAGGAAGCCCTATGCACAGATGCCGTTGTACCTCTACCACTTCAATGTCTGCCTGATCCCGTTTCGCCTGTATAACGTGACCCATGCGGTCGACCCGGTGAAGTTCTACGAATTCATCAGCGCGGGCAAACCGGTGGTGTCGGTGCCACTGGAAGAAATGCAGATCTACGCGGATTTCGTGTATTTCGCCAGCGAACCGCAGGCCTTCATCGAGCAGATCGAGCGCGCCCTGAACGAAACCGATACCCAGGCCGCCAGCCGGCGCCTGGCACTCGCCAGCGCCAATGAATGGCGCCACCGCTTCGACGCCAACCTCAGTGCGCTGAAGTCCTTGCACCCGAAAGTGTCGATCGTGATCGTCACCTATAACAATGTCGAACTGACCCAGGGCTGCATCCAAAGCCTGTTGCGCAACACCACGTACCCCGATTACGAACTGATCATTGTCGACAATGCGTCCTCGGACGACACGCGCAACTACCTGCGTTACCTGGGCCGCACCCACGCGAACGTCACCCTGGTGCTCAATGACCGCAACCTGGGCTTCGCCGCCGCGAATAACCAGGGGCTGCGCCTGGCGGCCGGGGAATACCTGGTGCTGCTCAACAACGATACCGTGGTGCCCAAGGGCTGGGTCGACCCGTTGCTGCGCCACCTGCAAGACCCGCAGATTGGCCTGGTCGGCCCGATGACCAACTCGGTAGGCAACGAAGCGAAAGTGCTCGTCGACTACGTCGGCCTCGAACACATGGAGGCCTTCGCCGATCAACACGTCGCGCGGCATCGCGGTCGCACCTTCGATATCAGCATGCTCGCCATGTTCTGCGTGGCCATGCGCCGCGAGGTGCTGGAACGCATCGGTTGGCTGGATGAGGCGTTCGGCATCGGCATGTTCGAAGACGATGACTACAGCCGGCGCATCCAGGCGGCCGGCCTCAGGACCGTGTGTGCCGAGGATGCCTTTATCCACCACTACGGGCAGGCGTCCTTCAAGAAGCTGATTGCCAGCGGCGAGTATCAAGCGCTGTGGGACAAGAACCAGGCGTACTTTGAAAGCAAATGGGGCACATGGACGCGCCCTGAACCGCAGCGCAAATCGGGTAACCCTTGA
- a CDS encoding glycosyltransferase family 2 protein translates to MPPRFIHDCDVIVVNYNVGTLLGECVASAFREGARRVIVVDNASSDGSLAYLDGCLADTRLSIIRNQRNMGFASACNTGVRVSSAGALLFLNPDCVLLPGSLQGMMEALHADAATGMVGGFLCNPDGSEQPGGRRVFPTPRRAFVRAFGLSRLDGVFPTLCADFLLHREPLPTEPAAVEAISGACMLVKREALKSVGLWDEGYFLHCEDLDWCMRFKLKQWRVVFVPQARVMHWRGACSRNRPFFVEWHKHRGMVRFYAKFFRVNYPKGLWWWVVLGVWLRFGLVCIYHGFNWLLGRSRGGHA, encoded by the coding sequence ATGCCGCCACGCTTCATCCATGACTGCGACGTGATCGTCGTCAACTACAACGTCGGCACGCTGCTCGGCGAATGCGTGGCGTCGGCCTTCAGGGAAGGCGCGCGGCGGGTGATTGTGGTGGACAACGCCTCGAGTGACGGCAGCCTGGCGTACCTGGATGGGTGCCTGGCCGATACGCGCCTGAGCATCATCCGGAATCAGCGGAATATGGGCTTTGCCTCGGCCTGTAATACCGGTGTGAGGGTGTCGAGTGCCGGCGCATTGTTGTTCCTGAACCCGGATTGTGTCCTGCTGCCGGGCTCATTGCAGGGCATGATGGAAGCGCTGCACGCGGATGCCGCCACGGGCATGGTGGGGGGCTTTCTATGCAACCCCGATGGGTCCGAACAGCCGGGCGGGCGTCGGGTGTTTCCGACCCCCAGGAGAGCATTCGTCCGGGCTTTTGGCTTATCGCGCCTGGATGGAGTGTTTCCCACGCTGTGCGCCGACTTCCTGTTGCATCGTGAGCCGCTGCCCACCGAGCCCGCCGCGGTGGAAGCCATTTCCGGTGCCTGCATGCTGGTCAAGCGTGAAGCGTTGAAGTCTGTGGGCCTCTGGGACGAAGGCTATTTTCTGCATTGCGAGGATCTGGACTGGTGCATGCGCTTCAAGCTGAAACAGTGGCGCGTCGTGTTTGTGCCACAGGCGCGCGTCATGCACTGGCGGGGCGCCTGTAGCCGGAATCGACCGTTTTTTGTCGAGTGGCACAAACACCGAGGGATGGTGCGGTTCTACGCAAAGTTCTTCAGGGTCAACTACCCCAAGGGGTTGTGGTGGTGGGTGGTCCTGGGGGTGTGGCTGCGCTTCGGTTTGGTCTGCATCTACCATGGATTCAATTGGTTGCTGGGACGATCCCGGGGTGGGCATGCCTGA